The genomic segment GTCGGCGCCGGGCCGGGTCGCTACGCCATCGAGCTGGGCCGCGCGGGGCATCGGGTCGTGGCCGGCGATGTCTCACCCGTCCAGGTCGATCAGGCGCGCCGCAACGTCGCCGAGGCAGGGCTGGCGATCGAGCCGAGAGACGAAGTGACAGACGGCGTGGCGGGGGATTCGCCATCGGCGGGTGTCGAGTCGGTG from the Acidobacteriota bacterium genome contains:
- a CDS encoding class I SAM-dependent methyltransferase: MTPHKVGEIYDAWSSYQNSRLDAFPCEFHIHRALLHEHLPPGSRVLDVGAGPGRYAIELGRAGHRVVAGDVSPVQVDQARRNVAEAGLAIEPRDEVTDGVAGDSPSAGVESV